In the Oncorhynchus nerka isolate Pitt River linkage group LG2, Oner_Uvic_2.0, whole genome shotgun sequence genome, one interval contains:
- the LOC135573080 gene encoding ADP-ribosylation factor-like protein 6: MGLFDKLAGWLGLKKKEVNVLCLGLDNSGKTTIINQLKPSNAQTQDIVPTIGFSIEKFKTSSLSFTVFDMSGQGRYRNLWEHYYKEGQAIIFVVDSGDKLRMVVAKEELDTLLNHPDVKHRRIPLLFFANKMDVRDALSSVKVSQLLCLENIKDKPWHICASDAVKGEGLPEGVDWLQDQIRTMRT; this comes from the exons ATGGGTCTGTTTGATAAACTAGCTGGCTGGTTGGGGCTGAAGAAGAAGGAAGTGAATGTTCTGTGTCTGGGATTGGACAACAGCGGCAAGACCACCATCATCAACCAACTGAAACCATCCAAT GCCCAGACACAAGACATCGTCCCGACCATTGGCTTCAGCATCGAGAAGTTCAAGACATCAAG tctctccttcacagtgtTCGACATGTCTGGCCAAGGGCGATACAGAAACCTCTGGGAACATTACTACAA ggAGGGTCAAGCCATCATCTTTGTGGTGGACAGTGGAGACAAGTTGAGGATGGTGGTCGCTAAAGAGGAACTGGACACCCTCCTGAACCACCCAG ATGTAAAGCACCGCCGGATCCCCCTGCTGTTCTTTGCCAACAAGATGGACGTGAGAGACGCCCTGTCTTCAGTCAAGGTCTCCCAGCTCCTCTGTCTGGAGAACATCAAGGACAAGCCCTGGCACATCTG TGCCAGCGATGCTGTGAAAGGAGAAGGTTTACCTGAAGGCGTTGATTGGCTGCAAG ATCAAATCAGAACGATGAGAACCTGA